In Candidatus Zixiibacteriota bacterium, a single genomic region encodes these proteins:
- a CDS encoding CBS domain-containing protein, whose protein sequence is MKLSKLLSEELVVADMPATTKREAIAYLLDRIIERFPLLDRDKIHAAIEERERIENTAYGHGFAFPHARTDEVQRMYIALGISKRGLSDKTPDGVALRCVCLMLTPSNISQLYLQTLSAFARLARNGEHLKKMLETQTPLEVIDVVSESDVKVDRDLLVRDIMVEKVHCVKPDVTLKEVANLFYKHRIGSMPVVDEQQRVIGIVSNRDLIHAALPDYKSLIQNLSMAPNQMPFDDLLKATEKKTVGQIMTKEVATTTEDTPVVELAALMIFKNLRMVPVVRDDKLVGVVVISDIVSKIIRG, encoded by the coding sequence ATGAAGCTCTCTAAGCTGCTCTCCGAGGAACTGGTCGTCGCCGATATGCCGGCCACGACTAAAAGGGAAGCAATCGCGTATCTGCTCGACCGCATCATCGAACGCTTCCCGCTCCTCGACCGCGACAAAATCCATGCCGCCATCGAGGAACGCGAACGCATCGAGAACACCGCCTACGGCCACGGCTTCGCGTTTCCCCACGCGCGCACCGACGAAGTCCAACGCATGTATATCGCCCTCGGTATCAGCAAACGCGGCCTGTCCGACAAGACTCCCGACGGCGTCGCGCTGCGCTGCGTCTGTCTCATGCTCACCCCCTCGAACATTTCGCAACTCTATTTGCAGACTCTCTCCGCCTTTGCCCGGCTCGCCCGCAATGGCGAACACCTGAAGAAGATGCTGGAAACTCAAACTCCGCTGGAGGTTATTGACGTCGTGTCGGAATCGGATGTGAAAGTTGACCGCGACCTGCTCGTCCGCGATATCATGGTCGAAAAAGTGCATTGCGTGAAACCGGATGTCACGCTCAAGGAAGTTGCCAACCTTTTCTACAAACATCGCATCGGCTCGATGCCGGTCGTCGACGAACAGCAGCGCGTCATCGGTATCGTCTCCAATCGTGACCTGATCCACGCCGCTCTGCCCGACTACAAGTCGCTGATTCAGAATCTCTCGATGGCCCCTAATCAGATGCCGTTTGACGATTTGCTCAAAGCGACTGAGAAGAAGACTGTCGGTCAGATCATGACCAAGGAGGTCGCGACCACCACCGAAGACACTCCCGTCGTCGAACTCGCTGCCCTGATGATCTTCAAGAATCTCCGCATGGTGCCGGTCGTCCGCGACGACAAACTCGTCGGCGTCGTCGTCATCTCCGATATCGTCTCCAAAATCATCCGGGGCTAG
- a CDS encoding DUF502 domain-containing protein, which produces MSSDGSIRNKFKQYLVSGVLVIVPLIITFVVLRFLLSSVDGILSPLLVRYLGHDIPGLGILIVLVLIVVTGILTQAVLGRQLVNVWDNLLSRVPLVRTVHVASKQLLQSVTDPRENLFQRVVIVAYPRPGMYVFAFATSEVQLDNFSENPYVAVFVPSTPTPFTGFTVIVKKEEVYPTNMSVEEAVKFIVSGGIVRPEVLTPRSSGGVTNV; this is translated from the coding sequence AAATTCAAGCAGTACCTGGTCTCCGGCGTTCTGGTAATCGTCCCCCTGATTATCACTTTCGTCGTCCTCCGCTTCTTGCTTAGCTCCGTCGACGGTATCCTCTCGCCCCTGCTCGTCCGCTACCTCGGTCACGATATCCCCGGTCTCGGCATTCTGATTGTCCTGGTGCTGATCGTCGTCACCGGCATTCTGACCCAGGCCGTGCTCGGCCGTCAGCTCGTCAACGTCTGGGATAACCTGCTCAGCCGCGTCCCGCTCGTCCGGACCGTCCATGTCGCCTCGAAACAACTCCTACAGTCCGTCACCGATCCGCGCGAAAACCTCTTCCAGCGCGTCGTCATCGTCGCCTATCCGCGACCCGGTATGTACGTCTTCGCTTTCGCGACTTCCGAGGTTCAACTTGACAACTTCAGCGAGAATCCTTATGTCGCAGTGTTCGTCCCGTCGACGCCGACGCCCTTTACCGGCTTCACGGTCATTGTCAAGAAAGAGGAAGTCTATCCGACGAATATGAGTGTGGAGGAAGCGGTCAAGTTCATCGTCTCCGGCGGCATCGTCCGTCCCGAGGTGCTCACACCTCGTTCCTCCGGAGGCGTGACCAACGTATGA